Proteins from one Roseovarius nanhaiticus genomic window:
- the asnB gene encoding asparagine synthase (glutamine-hydrolyzing), whose amino-acid sequence MCGLIGYWAPNRELSDRLIDHMAEQIIHRGPDSAGSWHDRAAGLALGHRRLAIVDLSDSGHQPMVSASGRYVLSYNGEIYNFQDIRAELDAAGKAPAWSGHSDTEVLLAAVDAWGLDASLARLDGMFAFALWDTTDQSLVLARDRLGEKPLYYGRSGDALIFGSELGAFKPFPGYAPQIDRDALALYLRHNYIPAPYSIYTGIHKLEPGHYIKMTAPDQVDNATICYWNIVETARASAPLTNSAAELEDRLDDLLNRSIKRRMIADVPLGAFLSGGYDSTLTTAVMQSQSARPIKTFTIGFSDEGYNEAHHAKAVADHLGTEHTELYVSPKAAQDVIPKLPDIWSEPFSDSSQIPTFLVSQLARTEVTVSLSGDGGDELFQGYGRYEFAARQWKRLSSVPSMVRKGAAAGILATPEGLMHKAESMLPRRLRNRHLADRLPKLAQIMACPSAMSFYKSLVSHQIDPTSLVLGSQGEPRTAFADADRLAQEFGFAGAMGLIDTVTYLPGDILTKVDRASMAVSLESRIPLLDHRLVEFAMRVPQEFKHRDGQAKWLLRQVLYRYVPRALMDRPKMGFGVPIEHWLRGPLREWAEALLSERRLREEGYFDPAPIRKMWTEHVSGARRWHAQLWDILMFQAWLERHHPELARPSTAEAD is encoded by the coding sequence ATGTGTGGACTGATAGGGTATTGGGCCCCAAATCGCGAGCTGTCAGACCGGCTCATCGATCATATGGCGGAACAGATCATTCATCGTGGTCCCGACAGCGCCGGCAGCTGGCATGACCGCGCCGCAGGGCTGGCACTGGGCCATCGTCGCCTCGCGATTGTGGATTTGTCGGACTCGGGTCACCAGCCGATGGTTTCGGCCTCAGGGCGCTACGTGCTCAGTTACAACGGCGAGATCTACAACTTCCAGGACATCCGCGCCGAATTGGACGCGGCGGGCAAAGCTCCGGCCTGGAGCGGCCACTCTGACACGGAGGTCTTGCTGGCAGCCGTGGATGCATGGGGCCTTGATGCGTCGCTTGCACGTCTCGACGGCATGTTTGCATTCGCACTGTGGGACACAACCGACCAGAGCCTGGTCTTGGCCCGTGACCGTCTAGGCGAGAAGCCGCTCTACTACGGAAGGTCGGGTGACGCGCTGATCTTCGGATCGGAACTTGGCGCCTTCAAACCGTTTCCGGGATACGCGCCCCAGATCGACCGCGATGCGTTGGCGCTGTATCTGCGGCACAACTATATACCCGCACCTTACAGCATCTATACCGGAATACACAAACTCGAGCCGGGCCATTACATCAAGATGACCGCGCCCGATCAGGTGGACAACGCCACTATATGCTACTGGAACATCGTCGAGACAGCGCGTGCCTCTGCACCATTGACCAATAGCGCTGCCGAACTCGAAGACCGCTTGGACGATCTTTTGAATCGGTCGATCAAGCGCAGGATGATCGCGGATGTGCCATTGGGTGCCTTCCTGTCGGGCGGGTACGATTCCACGTTGACGACGGCGGTGATGCAATCCCAGTCGGCGCGCCCTATCAAGACATTCACGATCGGTTTTTCCGACGAGGGCTACAACGAGGCGCATCACGCCAAGGCCGTTGCCGACCATCTTGGAACCGAGCATACCGAACTTTATGTCTCGCCCAAGGCGGCCCAGGATGTCATTCCGAAACTGCCTGATATCTGGAGCGAGCCGTTTTCCGACAGCTCGCAGATACCCACGTTTCTCGTCAGCCAACTCGCCCGGACGGAAGTCACGGTCAGCCTGTCCGGAGATGGCGGAGATGAGCTGTTCCAAGGCTATGGTCGCTACGAATTTGCGGCGCGGCAGTGGAAGAGGCTCTCTTCTGTGCCCAGCATGGTTCGCAAAGGGGCCGCTGCGGGGATTTTGGCAACCCCGGAAGGGCTCATGCACAAAGCCGAATCCATGCTGCCCCGCCGCCTACGCAACCGGCATCTGGCCGACCGGCTTCCCAAGCTGGCGCAGATCATGGCATGCCCGTCCGCCATGTCGTTTTACAAGAGCCTTGTGTCACATCAGATCGATCCGACCAGCCTGGTTTTGGGCAGTCAGGGCGAGCCAAGGACAGCTTTCGCAGATGCGGACCGGCTCGCTCAGGAATTTGGGTTTGCCGGTGCGATGGGTCTGATCGATACGGTGACCTATCTGCCAGGCGACATTCTGACCAAGGTGGACCGGGCCAGCATGGCCGTCAGCCTCGAAAGCCGGATCCCGCTTCTTGACCACCGCCTGGTGGAGTTCGCGATGCGCGTGCCCCAAGAGTTCAAACACCGGGACGGTCAGGCGAAGTGGCTGCTCCGCCAAGTGCTTTATCGGTATGTTCCGCGCGCGCTCATGGACCGCCCGAAGATGGGGTTTGGCGTGCCCATCGAGCACTGGCTGAGAGGGCCGCTGCGCGAATGGGCCGAAGCCCTTTTGTCCGAGCGGCGTCTGCGCGAAGAAGGTTATTTCGATCCGGCGCCCATTCGAAAAATGTGGACCGAACATGTATCCGGCGCACGGCGCTGGCACGCGCAGCTCTGGGATATTCTGATGTTTCAGGCATGGCTTGAACGGCATCACCCGGAACTGGCGCGCCCCTCGACCGCCGAGGCCGACTGA
- a CDS encoding glycosyltransferase family 4 protein — protein MKPAVLHIITGLETGGAERSLYNLIDGPNGQRFTHSVISLTGIGTFGPRLRKLGVGVTALDIKHKPWTVMALPKLVRKAKPDIVQGWMYHGNLAAALASPKSSALVWNIRTSMDDVAGHKPGTRWTIRANARLSGRPDRVLFNAEVARQQHVAAGFTAENTQVIPNGFDTTKFCPDPDLRASVRASLGIPESAVVIGQLGRFHPVKDHANFFEAALPLLEGRPDVHLVLAGREVSYDTPFFTNAIPSGLRQRVHLLGDRSDAPAVLNAMDVFVQSSKAEGFPNGLGEAMSTGLACVATDVGDSARVLGDTGATVPPGDSATLNRQIEAFVDNPALRRDQGVQARARITSTYPLDSTSKAYTTLYESLLSSS, from the coding sequence ATGAAACCAGCCGTATTGCACATCATTACAGGATTGGAAACAGGCGGCGCCGAGCGGTCGTTATACAACCTCATCGACGGGCCGAATGGTCAGCGATTCACTCATTCCGTCATCTCGCTCACTGGCATCGGCACGTTCGGGCCGAGGCTGCGCAAACTTGGCGTGGGCGTTACGGCGCTGGATATCAAGCACAAGCCTTGGACAGTGATGGCTCTGCCAAAGCTTGTGCGCAAAGCGAAGCCGGATATCGTCCAAGGATGGATGTATCACGGGAACCTTGCCGCCGCTCTGGCAAGCCCGAAATCCAGCGCTTTGGTATGGAATATCCGCACAAGTATGGATGACGTCGCCGGCCACAAACCCGGCACCCGCTGGACCATACGCGCAAATGCCCGTCTGTCCGGCCGGCCCGATCGCGTCCTTTTCAATGCCGAGGTCGCGCGGCAGCAGCATGTTGCCGCCGGCTTCACCGCAGAAAACACCCAAGTCATTCCGAACGGGTTCGACACGACAAAATTTTGTCCGGATCCTGACCTACGCGCGTCCGTTCGGGCCAGTTTGGGCATTCCCGAAAGCGCAGTGGTCATCGGCCAGTTAGGCCGCTTTCACCCAGTCAAGGACCACGCGAATTTCTTCGAAGCCGCCCTGCCGCTGCTCGAGGGCCGACCTGACGTGCACCTCGTTCTTGCTGGCCGAGAGGTGAGCTACGACACGCCATTCTTCACGAACGCGATACCCTCGGGCCTGAGGCAAAGGGTTCATCTGCTCGGCGATCGCAGCGACGCGCCGGCCGTGCTCAACGCCATGGATGTCTTCGTGCAATCGTCCAAGGCCGAAGGCTTTCCCAACGGGCTGGGCGAAGCGATGTCGACGGGTCTCGCTTGCGTGGCGACCGATGTCGGCGATAGTGCACGTGTTCTTGGCGACACCGGCGCCACTGTGCCTCCCGGCGACAGCGCGACATTGAACAGGCAGATCGAAGCGTTCGTCGACAATCCTGCCTTGCGCCGCGATCAAGGTGTTCAGGCACGGGCGCGTATCACGTCGACATACCCCCTGGACAGCACGTCCAAGGCTTATACGACGCTCTACGAGTCGCTTCTTTCATCCAGCTGA
- a CDS encoding lipopolysaccharide biosynthesis protein, which produces MGRFLSASGVIAISVTLSRQLSLAEAGAFFGAFITLMGMAIALQFGSPLIILRSVARLSGDTAGADAIFGRALSNLTVVCAVVAAGWIGAVALGGSFDTPMAWVWVNFLPVAVMGPVSAYVKAKGHPGWGGFWEVGVLSLIGVALVLIARPADAMEAWLAFSVACWTGMILGFLHAGARHLKSIAWPAPDLKLMLEGRHLWAVAVLSYASLWGGVLIAEWLLDPEATAVLNALFRALAPLQFLILTIDFYMAPKFAAADKAALYRLYTRARIACALLAVPYAALTLAVPSEFLNLLYGEGYGAYGTELRVIIGAILVQIALGPAGILLNMRGQDKIMLLFLAGKSLVYCSTAILFGIGVGLTGIIVSFSLSAVLQVLAQYIFVKRSYLKEHLI; this is translated from the coding sequence TTGGGCCGGTTCCTGTCTGCGTCGGGTGTCATTGCCATAAGCGTCACTCTCTCACGCCAGTTGTCCTTGGCGGAGGCCGGCGCGTTTTTCGGCGCGTTCATCACATTGATGGGCATGGCCATCGCGCTGCAGTTCGGCAGTCCTCTCATCATTTTGCGCAGCGTTGCGCGCCTGAGTGGCGACACGGCCGGTGCGGATGCCATATTCGGGCGCGCGCTGTCCAATTTGACCGTCGTTTGCGCGGTTGTCGCCGCCGGGTGGATCGGCGCGGTGGCTTTGGGGGGCAGTTTTGACACGCCCATGGCCTGGGTCTGGGTCAATTTTCTGCCGGTGGCCGTAATGGGGCCGGTATCCGCCTATGTCAAAGCCAAGGGGCATCCCGGCTGGGGCGGATTTTGGGAGGTCGGGGTGCTGTCCCTGATCGGCGTTGCGCTGGTCCTGATCGCTCGGCCTGCGGATGCGATGGAGGCGTGGCTTGCATTCTCGGTGGCATGCTGGACGGGCATGATCCTTGGCTTTCTGCATGCCGGCGCGCGCCATCTGAAGAGCATTGCATGGCCCGCGCCCGATCTGAAGCTGATGCTGGAAGGGCGGCACCTTTGGGCTGTGGCGGTGCTGTCCTATGCGTCCTTATGGGGCGGCGTGCTGATCGCGGAATGGTTGCTGGACCCCGAGGCGACGGCGGTGCTGAACGCCCTGTTCCGTGCGCTCGCGCCGTTGCAGTTTCTGATCCTGACGATCGACTTCTACATGGCACCCAAGTTTGCCGCGGCGGACAAGGCCGCTCTTTACAGGCTTTACACACGCGCCCGCATCGCTTGCGCGCTGCTTGCGGTGCCTTACGCGGCGCTGACCCTTGCGGTACCGTCCGAGTTCCTTAACCTGCTGTACGGAGAGGGCTACGGCGCCTACGGCACCGAGCTGCGCGTCATCATAGGTGCCATTCTGGTGCAGATCGCCTTGGGTCCGGCGGGGATACTGCTGAATATGCGTGGGCAGGATAAGATAATGCTGTTGTTTCTTGCCGGAAAGTCATTGGTCTATTGCTCCACAGCAATCTTATTCGGTATTGGCGTTGGGTTAACAGGCATTATCGTTTCCTTTTCACTATCGGCAGTTTTGCAAGTTTTGGCCCAGTATATATTCGTGAAGAGGTCCTACCTAAAGGAGCACCTGATATGA
- a CDS encoding acyltransferase: MKVFYNIISVLVRAMRYFERKALIKSAISSGMSVGRGTKFVGTQRFGSEPYLIEIGEDCLITNDVSFICHDGAWAVACGLDGVKLSESYRKHGVFGRISVGNNCFVGVNAVLLPNTKIGKNSIVGAAAVVKGDYPEGSIIAGNPARVVGKTSDYRVKKLSEALTLNQDIRAEERKRLIKNHTRSTE; the protein is encoded by the coding sequence ATGAAAGTATTTTATAATATTATTTCTGTCTTGGTCAGGGCGATGCGGTATTTCGAGCGAAAAGCGCTCATTAAAAGTGCTATTTCTTCCGGAATGAGTGTTGGGCGCGGCACCAAATTTGTTGGAACGCAAAGGTTCGGTAGTGAACCCTACTTGATTGAGATCGGCGAGGATTGCCTGATTACGAATGACGTTAGCTTCATCTGTCATGACGGTGCTTGGGCTGTTGCTTGTGGCCTTGACGGAGTGAAGCTGTCAGAAAGCTATCGAAAGCACGGCGTTTTCGGACGCATTTCAGTTGGTAACAATTGTTTTGTTGGGGTGAATGCCGTGCTTTTGCCGAATACGAAAATTGGTAAAAACTCTATAGTAGGTGCCGCTGCAGTTGTTAAAGGTGACTATCCAGAGGGTTCAATTATTGCCGGAAATCCAGCAAGAGTTGTTGGCAAAACATCCGATTACAGAGTAAAGAAGCTATCTGAAGCTTTGACGCTGAACCAGGATATTCGTGCAGAGGAACGAAAGCGCTTGATCAAAAATCACACGCGCTCGACAGAATGA
- the tviB gene encoding Vi polysaccharide biosynthesis UDP-N-acetylglucosamine C-6 dehydrogenase TviB codes for MLTPDTAKIAVIGLGYVGLPLAVEFGRKIETVGFDINAARIAELEDHRDRTLETTADELKAATHLSFASDIEALRGCNTYIVTVPTPIDAHKRPDLTPLRRASETVGRVLRKGDVVIYESTVYPGATEEDCVPILEDISGLKFNVDFFAGYSPERINPGDKEHRLPSICKVTSGSTPEVAQFVDALYRSIITAGTHLAPSIRVAEAAKVIENTQRDVNIALVNELALIFDRMGINTLDVLEAAGTKWNFLPFRPGLVGGHCIGVDPYYLTHKAQEIGYHPEVVLAGRRINDGMGAYFAGKLVREMIAKDVKVRGARVLVMGLTFKENCPDLRNTRVVDIIAELEGYGIKVDVHDPWVDRDEAMAEYGLNMVDTPEKAAYDALMLAVAHDVFREMGATALHEFCHAEDAPVVDIKGVLASRS; via the coding sequence ATGTTGACCCCTGACACCGCAAAAATCGCCGTGATCGGCCTCGGCTATGTCGGACTTCCCCTTGCGGTGGAGTTCGGGCGCAAGATCGAAACCGTCGGCTTTGACATCAATGCCGCTCGCATCGCGGAGCTGGAAGATCACCGCGACCGCACGCTCGAGACGACAGCCGACGAGCTGAAGGCGGCAACGCATCTGAGCTTTGCCAGCGACATCGAGGCACTGCGCGGGTGCAACACCTACATCGTGACGGTTCCGACGCCGATCGATGCGCATAAGCGCCCCGATCTGACCCCGCTGCGCCGCGCCTCGGAAACCGTGGGGCGGGTCCTGCGCAAGGGGGATGTCGTCATCTACGAAAGCACCGTCTACCCCGGCGCGACCGAGGAAGATTGCGTTCCCATTCTCGAAGACATCTCGGGCCTGAAGTTCAACGTCGATTTCTTTGCCGGCTACTCGCCCGAGCGGATCAATCCCGGCGACAAGGAGCACCGGCTGCCCAGCATCTGCAAGGTCACGTCCGGCTCTACCCCCGAGGTGGCGCAGTTCGTCGATGCGCTCTACCGCAGCATCATTACGGCGGGCACCCATCTGGCCCCGTCCATCCGCGTTGCCGAGGCGGCCAAGGTGATTGAGAACACGCAGCGCGACGTCAATATCGCGCTGGTGAACGAGCTGGCCCTGATCTTTGACCGGATGGGAATCAATACGCTGGATGTGCTGGAGGCTGCGGGGACCAAATGGAACTTCCTGCCGTTCCGTCCCGGCCTGGTCGGCGGGCACTGCATCGGCGTGGATCCCTACTACCTTACGCACAAGGCGCAGGAGATCGGGTATCACCCCGAGGTCGTGCTGGCTGGCCGGCGGATCAATGACGGCATGGGCGCTTACTTCGCGGGCAAGCTGGTGCGCGAGATGATCGCCAAGGACGTCAAGGTGCGCGGCGCGCGGGTCCTGGTGATGGGCCTGACCTTCAAGGAAAACTGCCCGGACCTGCGCAATACCCGCGTGGTCGATATCATCGCCGAACTGGAAGGCTACGGGATCAAGGTCGACGTGCATGACCCGTGGGTCGATCGGGACGAGGCGATGGCGGAATACGGCCTGAACATGGTAGACACCCCCGAGAAGGCCGCCTACGACGCGCTCATGCTCGCCGTGGCGCATGACGTTTTCCGCGAGATGGGAGCCACGGCCTTGCACGAATTCTGCCACGCAGAGGATGCGCCGGTGGTGGATATCAAGGGGGTTCTGGCAAGCCGGTCCTAG
- a CDS encoding NAD-dependent epimerase/dehydratase family protein has protein sequence MTDHPTPPKRHRVFITGTAGFIGFHLAKLLLAEGHVVCGLDAMTDYYDVTLKQRRHQMLLQNPNFEAHEARLEDADAVMRLITAFQPTAIVHLAAQAGVRYSLENPRAYLESNLIGTFNVMEAARTLGVGHLLMASTSSVYGANTEMPFDEQQKVDTPLTFYAATKKANESMSHSYAHLWDLPTTMFRFFTVYGPWGRPDMALFKFTKGIIEGTPIDIYNHGDMYRDFTYVEDLVRGIRLLIDTPPQRPDTPEDVPEGDSLSPVAPWRVVNIGNSDKVRLMDFVEAIEDELGKPAIRNFMGMQTGDVPATWANADLLKSLTGYRPQTNVRDGVKAFVAWYKDYYNI, from the coding sequence ATGACCGATCATCCCACCCCTCCAAAACGACATCGCGTGTTCATCACTGGCACGGCGGGCTTCATTGGCTTCCATCTTGCCAAACTGCTGTTGGCGGAGGGCCATGTGGTGTGCGGTTTGGATGCCATGACCGACTATTACGATGTGACGCTCAAGCAGCGCCGTCATCAGATGCTCCTTCAGAACCCGAATTTCGAAGCACACGAAGCACGTCTCGAGGATGCGGATGCCGTCATGCGGCTGATTACGGCTTTCCAGCCGACGGCCATCGTGCACCTGGCCGCCCAGGCGGGTGTGCGCTATAGCCTCGAGAACCCCCGCGCCTATCTGGAGAGCAACCTGATAGGTACCTTCAACGTGATGGAGGCGGCGCGGACTCTGGGGGTCGGACACCTCTTGATGGCTTCGACCAGTTCGGTCTACGGCGCGAATACCGAAATGCCGTTTGACGAGCAGCAGAAGGTCGACACTCCGCTGACCTTCTATGCCGCCACGAAAAAGGCGAATGAGTCGATGTCGCATTCCTACGCGCATCTCTGGGATCTACCGACGACGATGTTCCGCTTTTTCACGGTCTATGGGCCGTGGGGCCGGCCTGACATGGCGCTGTTCAAGTTCACCAAAGGCATTATCGAAGGCACGCCGATCGACATTTACAATCATGGCGACATGTATCGGGACTTTACCTATGTCGAGGATCTCGTGCGCGGCATCCGCCTGCTGATCGACACCCCCCCGCAGCGGCCCGATACGCCGGAGGATGTCCCCGAAGGCGACAGCCTCAGCCCGGTCGCGCCGTGGCGCGTGGTGAATATCGGCAACTCCGACAAGGTGCGGCTGATGGATTTCGTCGAGGCGATCGAGGATGAGCTGGGCAAGCCCGCAATCCGCAACTTCATGGGCATGCAGACCGGCGACGTCCCCGCGACCTGGGCAAATGCAGATCTGCTGAAATCGCTGACAGGCTATCGCCCGCAAACCAATGTCCGCGACGGCGTCAAGGCCTTCGTGGCCTGGTACAAAGACTATTACAACATCTGA
- a CDS encoding YjbH domain-containing protein, translating into MTAKCKTSAKMAAAAALLGCAPFTASADPLTTEQTNMYGTPGSLIDMPTSEMAPDGQLSTTVSAYGMGSNLSTRTTLTFQVLPKLSASFRYSAIGGLVPIPGRPAFDTLYDRSFDIKYRLFNETRYRPAVSIGLRDFIGTGIYSGEYIVATKSVLDDKLRFSGGLGWGRLGSYASFGSTGTRPNETLGKGGIPTYDRWFRGDVGAFAGVSWKATERLTFSAEYSSDAYDREVSSNALTRRTPWNFGVSYRVSEALAFNAYALHGDEIGASFTLSINAKEPAVIGGAESAPLPVSPRAAGSASDLGWTSDESRKTSAKATLTQLLDREGIKTHALSLEAREAHIQIRNTRYDVRAQAVGRTARAMTRSLPASVEVFTITQVVDGIPTSTTRLSRSDLERLENAPAAEILEVARITDPVEAPQPSLMPDAYPRFEYGIGPYLRFSVFDPENPVRYNAGIKAQANYHFAPGWVVSGAVSQKVIGNLDDVSLPGASGLPRVRSNVALYNRTDEPTIDYLTVSKYGRPGRNFYSRVSAGYLERMYAGLSGEILWKPQDSRVALGAEINYVQPRDYDQQFGLRSRSTPNGTIPEWNGHVSAYYDVGYGFHTQLDVGQYLAGDFGATLSVDRVFANGWSIGAYATKTDVSSDTFGEGSFDKGIRIDIPLSWGIGTPTLQKSRTVLKSLSRDGGARLEVDGRLYDRVKDTHATEMAKSWGKFWR; encoded by the coding sequence ATGACCGCTAAATGCAAGACATCGGCCAAGATGGCTGCGGCTGCTGCATTGCTAGGCTGCGCACCCTTTACGGCGAGCGCGGATCCCCTGACGACCGAACAGACAAATATGTATGGCACGCCCGGCAGCCTGATTGACATGCCCACCTCCGAGATGGCGCCGGACGGTCAATTGTCGACGACCGTATCGGCCTATGGGATGGGATCCAACCTTTCGACGCGTACGACGCTGACGTTCCAGGTGCTGCCCAAACTCAGCGCCAGTTTCCGCTATTCCGCGATCGGTGGATTGGTTCCGATTCCGGGCCGTCCGGCGTTTGACACGCTCTATGATCGCAGTTTCGACATCAAGTATCGGCTGTTCAATGAGACGCGTTATCGTCCGGCCGTCAGCATCGGATTGCGCGATTTCATCGGAACGGGGATCTATAGTGGCGAATACATTGTCGCGACGAAATCTGTGCTGGATGACAAGTTGCGGTTTTCGGGCGGCTTGGGCTGGGGGCGTTTGGGAAGCTATGCCAGCTTTGGCAGTACCGGAACACGGCCGAATGAAACGCTCGGCAAAGGCGGCATTCCTACTTATGACCGGTGGTTTCGTGGTGATGTCGGTGCGTTTGCCGGTGTGTCCTGGAAGGCAACAGAACGGCTGACCTTCAGCGCCGAGTACTCTTCGGATGCCTATGACCGCGAAGTCAGCAGTAACGCTCTCACCCGCCGGACGCCATGGAACTTCGGCGTCAGCTATCGGGTCAGTGAGGCACTTGCGTTCAATGCTTATGCGCTTCACGGCGACGAGATCGGCGCGAGTTTCACGCTGTCGATCAATGCCAAGGAGCCCGCGGTCATCGGCGGAGCCGAAAGTGCGCCGTTGCCGGTATCGCCGCGCGCTGCCGGCAGCGCGTCAGACCTTGGATGGACTTCGGATGAGTCGCGCAAGACGAGCGCCAAGGCGACCTTGACGCAGCTTCTGGATCGCGAGGGGATCAAGACGCATGCACTGTCGCTGGAGGCCCGCGAGGCACATATTCAAATCCGCAACACGCGGTATGACGTGCGCGCGCAGGCAGTCGGCCGCACCGCGCGCGCCATGACCCGCAGCTTGCCGGCTTCGGTCGAGGTTTTCACCATAACTCAGGTGGTCGATGGCATTCCCACAAGCACCACGAGGCTGAGCCGCAGCGATTTAGAGCGGCTTGAAAATGCGCCTGCCGCCGAAATTCTGGAGGTCGCCCGCATCACGGACCCCGTCGAGGCGCCGCAGCCTTCCTTGATGCCTGATGCCTATCCCCGGTTTGAGTATGGCATCGGGCCATATCTGCGGTTTTCGGTATTCGATCCGGAAAACCCCGTGCGTTACAACGCCGGGATCAAGGCGCAGGCAAATTATCATTTCGCGCCCGGCTGGGTTGTGTCGGGTGCAGTATCGCAAAAGGTGATCGGAAACCTCGACGACGTGTCCTTGCCCGGGGCATCCGGCCTGCCGCGCGTGCGGTCGAATGTGGCGCTTTACAATCGGACTGATGAGCCGACGATAGATTATCTGACGGTCTCGAAATACGGGCGTCCGGGGCGCAATTTTTACAGCCGCGTCTCAGCAGGTTACCTTGAACGGATGTACGCGGGCCTCTCGGGCGAGATCCTCTGGAAGCCGCAGGACAGCCGCGTCGCCTTGGGCGCCGAGATCAATTACGTCCAGCCGCGTGATTATGATCAGCAATTCGGGCTGCGCAGTCGATCCACGCCGAATGGCACTATTCCCGAATGGAATGGCCACGTTTCCGCATATTACGATGTGGGATACGGCTTTCACACGCAGCTGGACGTGGGTCAGTATTTGGCAGGCGATTTTGGCGCCACACTATCGGTTGATCGCGTCTTCGCCAATGGCTGGAGCATCGGCGCCTATGCCACCAAAACGGATGTGTCTTCCGACACCTTCGGCGAAGGCTCGTTCGACAAGGGTATCCGCATCGATATCCCGCTATCTTGGGGAATCGGCACGCCGACGCTCCAGAAATCGCGGACTGTGCTGAAATCGCTGTCCCGTGATGGCGGTGCGCGGCTTGAGGTGGATGGCCGACTTTATGATCGGGTCAAGGACACGCATGCGACGGAAATGGCCAAGAGCTGGGGGAAATTCTGGAGATGA
- a CDS encoding YjbF family lipoprotein translates to MIRLTRIALLLAFGFGLSGCGNAPGRDVTAVSIVQNIVSAITGSGTADTPDANAVARQAAAALTNTDGQVVVLAIPNRDVLTALQEIERNGDYVTFGSADRRSLTLKHGMLTATRGLGYDLMSADVEQVYRLIRTRTEGAAPRVNRYLDGENQTRPLSVWCQIKQGNSSASSAAGLPAGTVGMLESCVSDGATFQNSYQVTPDGRIVQSRQWISPLNGYVTVQSLR, encoded by the coding sequence ATGATCCGACTTACGCGCATTGCGCTTCTGCTGGCTTTCGGATTTGGGCTGTCTGGCTGCGGTAACGCGCCGGGGCGCGATGTGACCGCAGTGTCGATCGTGCAGAACATCGTGTCGGCGATAACGGGCAGTGGCACGGCCGATACACCCGATGCGAATGCCGTCGCGCGGCAGGCTGCGGCGGCCCTGACGAATACCGACGGGCAGGTGGTTGTGCTGGCCATCCCGAACCGGGACGTTCTGACGGCCTTGCAAGAGATCGAGCGGAACGGCGACTACGTCACCTTCGGCAGCGCGGACCGGCGCAGCCTGACCCTGAAGCATGGGATGCTGACGGCAACGCGTGGGCTTGGTTATGATTTGATGTCGGCGGATGTAGAACAAGTCTATCGCCTGATACGCACGCGCACCGAAGGCGCGGCGCCCCGCGTGAACCGTTATCTTGACGGCGAAAACCAGACGCGGCCCCTCTCGGTCTGGTGCCAGATCAAGCAGGGCAACTCGTCCGCCTCCAGTGCCGCGGGCCTACCTGCCGGGACGGTTGGAATGCTGGAATCCTGCGTGTCGGACGGGGCGACTTTCCAGAACAGCTATCAGGTGACACCGGACGGACGCATTGTGCAGTCGCGCCAGTGGATCAGCCCGCTCAACGGATATGTGACCGTTCAGTCGCTGCGATAA